A stretch of DNA from Montipora capricornis isolate CH-2021 chromosome 1, ASM3666992v2, whole genome shotgun sequence:
ATAGTTACAATATACAAGAATGTGCTCAAGGGTCTCGTCCGCATCTCCACAAAAAGAACACGCCGGAGATAGATAAATGCCAATCTTATGAAGAAATACATTTGTGGCTAGACACTTATTCAGGACTTTGTACTGAAATTCATGTAATTTCGTGTAAGAAGTGACACGAAAAGGCAggctatatatttttttccaatccaAGATGTCGGTCGGAAATTGGTGATTAAACCTTAACTGAGCAGTCGGCGGAGTGATTACTCTACTCCGAAGCTAACAAATCCGGGACCGACAAATAGCATGAAACAACCGAAATATTCCTGAAAAGGAGTCCGGTAAGAACATCGATCGAATCAAGATGCCTTGTTGTGTGCCGATTGTAATTCATGGGTGCTTTCAAGTACTATTTGTATTATCCTGACATCGACTAGACATGTTCATTGTGTAGTCTTCCCTACGCGACCATGGACTAATACCACGATGGAAACGAGCTACTTTGAAAGCGATTATGCTAATAAGGACCTTCCGAATTTCCAGGAGAGTTCGACTctcaaagaaaggaaaaacaattcgAAAAGCGCTTTTGTTGCACATTTGAATATTAACAGCATACAAAACAAGTTTGAAGAACTAAAATTATTGAATGACGAACTGAAAGCCCACATACTTATTGCATCGGAAACCAAAATTGATTGTTCGTATCCTGATGACCAGTTCAGTTTACAAGGATATCAGTTTTATCGCAAAGACAGAGTCAAAGGAGGAGATGGGCTCATTGCTTATTTCTCTACAAATATACCCTCTAAGAAACTGAAACTGCCAAAAGCCTATAAGATGCTAGAAGCTATAACGGTTGAATGTAGTATAGACCTAGGGCGGTTCTACAATGTTATAGAACTTTGTCAGAGCATATTATAATCTCACATTTTATCACGCGCTATTTAGAGCTCTTCTAACTAGAGCAATGCTAAAATGCTATATGACTTCCTAATGTCAAGACCTGCACCTTTATGGATTTCATcctctactcttctcgaatagtgtgtatACAGGgtcaaaatgaactgtattaagAAACTGGTGAAAATAGCGAATAACGCTACCTTTATTTCCGGAAAAAATCTAGCAGTAGCCGTGCCAAAAATAGACAACATCGAAAACTGATGGGTCGTATTCCATGGCAGATTAAGACTTCTGGTTTATGGGTTTCTTCTGTAACTTAGCACAATTATACCAAGTTGACACACTGAAACTACAACATGGGGACATTTTATGTATCGTTTTCATTAATGCAAGAAGATATTTATTTGTTACCGAAACTAAAGTCTTCTTAAAGAACAGATTCTGGCAGGTGGTTCGTCGGTCTCGTTCGATCACGTGACAGATTCCTTTACGGTTGTTGAGACCTTAAGAGCTCGATTTCAGTGGAACAtcccaaaaaataaaaacttgtaCCCGAGATATGCTCGAAAATTTTCGGCACAAGGAGAAATCGGAAATATTGCTTGTTTTTCACGTACTGTATGCTACGGCGGATAAACTTCATGATATTGCAGAGAAGCcctaaaaaaaaggaagactTTTGAACAAGATTCTGCAAGTCTGCTCACATTAAAACGATGGCTGAAGTAAAGTTGATGACCACAATCAGAAGAAATGTTCCTATGGTAACACCCCTGCTGGCACCACTGATCACTTCCTTGTCACTTTCAATCCTAACTTGGGTTAATTTCGGATAGTAATCATTCCAGAATGCCATTCGGCGAGGATTAAACGACTCTGCCATCTTGGGATTTGGGTCAACTTTCAGGTAAGCTCTGTGAGATGAGTTGTATCTCTCCCAGGGAATATTGCCGAGCGTGGGGTCGCCGGATCTAGCGAAATTCACATGAATGGCCATTATCAGTAAACTAACGTTCCGGTCAGCTTCGCTGTAGCGGGAAGAAAACATCGGGAGCAACGGCATCCCAAAATCAAACGGCACGTTTTCTGCATGAGGCACACCCATCCAAGGCTCCGTACGTGAAAGGCTGAACTTCGCCTGATGGGCAAACTCGTACATGTACACGGGTGCGAACTGGCTGTGAATATCAGCGACTTCATGACTGGGTGCAAAGAACAGGTAATCACCAATCATATCTACAAGCTGACTTCTAAGTGCGAATTTGTCATTGTTGTCGGGCCATGGGGTGTACATGAACTCCAAAGCATTTCCTAGTAAGTGAGCAGTACCCttcctattaaaaaaaaagaagaagaaagagaattaaGGAATGTCTTGTTTATCACGGCTACCACAAGAAAGAGATATATTTTGGGACAATGACTCGGGCTACTGCGCGGGACTGAGGTCAAACACACAATGAACCGTCAGTAATTAAGCCTCAGCTTCTGGATGATTGGTGCAAGAATTGTAATCACGAACTTGGAGCAAAGGTCGCCGGTTAAACATCCCTCACTCTCTGTATATGTATATGGATAGACTTCAAAGTTTGCTCGCTCTTAGTTTTGTTAATACGAGCGGGCGAACGGGCGATCGGGTAAAACGACCGACTTGCTTTCAAAGCAATGGGAATGGGCCATGTGAATTGAAACTCTTTTCGGGTGTATTTCGTTTGCCACAAATTCCCCACGAAGAAGGTTTAGGGTCAattaaaggggaactgaagggaaaaaaaataagtattttttatttacactttagaccatgcacaataatgttaggctttccaaaaacaatgttggaaaaattgctgattttggccttcatttctccttcaaaaaaacaatttgcGATTATTTCGTTTTCCTGGTCTAaacaagtcaaaacacgagCTCTTAACATAAGCGGATCGTTGAAAGGAAAAAGTTAATTGATGACTGCACGGACGAACTCGGAAAAGTCAAAGGAGAACTGTGAAGAAGTCGTGGATACATTACTTacaaaatcaatcaatcaatcaatcaatcgtttaTTTACCCACGTAACGTGCAGTGAGCTAAAAATTCGTTCAAAATACTCACGTGCTAACATTAAATAGCCTTAAAATATAACGTCTATATATGTAACAACCAGGTtgatatatatattaaaaagaaaaaaaaatgaaaagtaaaATTCGTAACTACAAATGACACAGTATAAGGGTAAAAATGCCTACTACACAAAGTCAAACTGGAATTAAAATGATTTGTTCTTAATCAACTTCGCAAAAGCAGATCATGAGATTTCCTTTCCTTACGTCGGGTTCAAGGGAGTTCCAGATTTTAGAGGCTTGGTAAGTGAAAGAGTTCTTCATCTAGTTAAGGTTAAGACCACTAAGATTAACACCACTACCCCTTAAGTTATAATTTGAGTCTTTAAAACTCATAAAGTCACGGATATACCTAGGTCCGTTGCAGAATAAAGATTTACAAAGGAACAACTGAAGCGAACTGCATATTCTCCTATGTTCTAGAGTTTTGATATTCACAATCCCAAGTAATTCATGATATGAGATATTTTTACCGTAACCTAAAATAGAtctcgcatgatatcatgaattatcaaaacctcgtgtctgtgttatctgcctcagccgaacttcggcttcggcagataacacagacctcggttttgataattcatgatatcatgctcaacctcatcctaTAATTGTTTAGCATCATCTGCGTAAAGCCTTAAAGACATATCCACGAGGAACGAAAAAGTTCAAATCTTTAATAAATATGTTAAACAAAAGAGGCCCCAAAAAGTGGTAGCAGTTATGTTGCAATCAGttgctttctgatcttgttaggaattcgtgtttgattttatctagcctgttccaggctcccagcaACTGCGTGCGACAAAACGAGTGGtggcctcgacccaagccccacTCGTTTTTCCCATGCAGCtgctttcgttttctcgactatctgggagcctggaacaggctaaaaaGAACGCGTTATCATTGGCAGGCTACACCaggtcattttcaaatatctgaaggGTCTTCAACTATGTCAACAGCTACAAATGCCTCAGTTTGGATAAGTAAAAATAAGGATTTGTGTCCACGATTGTGTTTCACGAAATCTGGAAAGGATCATGAAACGTGCTGTAACAGTATTTAGTTGCATTTGATAGCTGCAAAAGAACCAGGTGAAAATAATCCCCGAACTTTTCACGAGGTTGTTAAAAGCCTATGAAGTACCAGAGGAAAGCCATTTAGCTACGAAAGAATGAATTCGTCTTTGATTCTTATCATAAAGGAATGCTTCACTGTTCAACTACAACAAGGTGATACCGAAAACATCTGGATATTTGTCGACTTTGTCTTTTACATTTAAGCGCCTCTTAAATATGCCACAAGTATACCTTATAGGTTTTGATTCgactgagtgagtgacaaattggcaTATTGATTGAAAATTGATATTGGTCGTTGACTTATCGAttgagtgacaaatttgcatattctgacccTGAACAATAGTCGTTCATACCCTTCGCGTATCCACGACTAAAAATCGAAACTATGACCGTTGCGTTACATAATTAAGTTTCCTGGAAGCGAGGCCATTCAAGCGCATAGTAATTTCACAAGTGGCGTCACCCTTGCCAACTGAGAAACTACGGAAGAATCACGGTTTCTGTGGACTAGAATTTTCTTACCTGTTACTTTCAGAGTCCGCGAAGCTTGTCAGAAATGATTTCAACAAAGCTGGGCTCACTCCGTTGCTTACGCTCTGCATGAGATGAAATGAATTGTTAACTAAAGTAGCGAGAAAATATGAACCCTCATGGCTAGTAAAACAGATCATAAGCGGGACTTTGGtgaattttccttgttgtcgCAAATTCGTTGGTGtatcatgaagaaaattgctatCCACGACCGGCGCAAAGTTAATTTCACGAGTAAATGTTTGCGGGATTAACGCCGCGGCGTTCTGAACCTCCGTGGCTGTCTTGCCACGTATGCAATCCACCATAACGTTGTGATTGCTGCTTGGACAGCTTAGCTTATCAGAAAGTTCTTTAGTGAAGCGAAGGCCAAAAGAACTTGGCTGAGTCGCGAAGGGGCTCAAATCCACCCCGCTCTCTGCAATTGCTTGCTGAAAAAGATCTTTAGACAGAGGAGATAACAGGTGAAGGGCAACACTAGTTCCACCTGCGCTCTCCCCAAATATTGTCACTTTGTTTGGATTTCCACCAAAATTGACAATGTTCTCCTTGACCCACTTAAGTGCTTCCACCTGATCCAGCATTCCGAAATTTCCAGGAGCTGCGGAATCTCCTGTTGTCAGGAATCCAAACGGACCGAGGCGATATTGAATTATCACGACTACTACTCCCTGAAGGGCCAGAATGTCGCTCTGAGAGGTAACGGCCGATCCAGACTGATATGCCCCACCATGAATATAAACCATCACCGGTAAACTCGAGCTGACGTTCGGGGAATAGACATCAAGATACAGACAATCTTCACTGTAAGAAAAATTCGGGGCGAACATTCTCATGGCATAATCGAAAAGCTTGGCTTGCATGCATACATTTCCATGCTTCTTGGCCTCGCGAACATTCGGTTTCCATGCTGGAAGAGGTTGTGGCGCTTTAAACCTCAACTCGCCTGTCGGCGGTGCAGCAAAAGGAACGCCTAAAAATTTGCTGACATCTTTGAACGGACCTGAGACATTCGGATACGAAGCTTTGAAGCCTTCGATATCTCCGTACTTTGTTGAGACTGTCACTGAGCAAGCCAAAGGCAAAAATGCCAAGAATAAGAACTTCTCCAGTTGAGACTCCGACATCAGTGCTTCTCTTCGAAACGTGTACCTTCAAAGCTTGTTTCACTTTGATGCGATAGTAGGGTAACTGCGCTAAATAAAGCTGGTTCAAGCACCTTTCAGTTGTGACGTCATGTCAGGTGACTTCGCGAACTGGAGGACAAGTTTGAGTTTGTTTACGAAATGGCGGCACGAGGCACCATAAAGCGAGGGTTTCTACCTGGGTATTTCGAGGGCTTACAGTTGAAAGAAAGTAGGCAACGGTATTTAGAGAAGTTAAAAGATGTCAACGGAGAGGATCCTTACGAAGTTCCGCGAAACGAGTGGACAGATGATGTGGATTCTTGGCCGAACGTGACATACATACACGTAGGGATGTATCTCCTGTTTTCTAAAAGTCCTTACACTGAAGACCAATTAATGAACTACAAGAGCTTGGATTGCTATCAGAATTTTGCAAATGGATGGGTGCGGGAAGTCTTCGTTAAGAAATTTGGCGAGAATCGTCTCTTGATCGCAAAGGTATAGTACAAAGACTGCAACTATGATCGTGACATGTGCATGTGTTCGTGGCAACCACCAAGGTGTTTTCTTTACCTGATCACGGTTTTTTGCGCAAGTAAACTTACTTATtgccttcaatgtttgttattTAGGTTAATCATTCTCAGCGGATGTCTGAAAAGCCCCTTACGCCTTGGGTGGTTTGCGAAAAGTCAGGAAAAGTGCTTTCTGCCCACTGTGATTGTATGGCTGGTCTGGGTGAGAGCTGCTCTCATGTTGCTTCGCTTTTGTGGGCAATTGAAGCTGGATGCAAGCGAAGGGATTCCTTAACAGTAACAGAAAAGAAAGCCTACTGGGTTTTACCATCAGCAGTGAAATCAGTGCCTTATTCCAGAGTAAAGGACATCCAATTTTCTAAGACTCCTTCCAATGCCACTTCAGTCATCAAGGAATCATCTGTAGCAGCCCCTTCACAGACTGAACTTAATGAATTTTTTATTAGCATCAATAAGTGCTCTTCCAAACCAGCTATTTTGTCCCTAATTCCTGATTATGCAGATTCTTATGTTCCAAAGTCTCTATGCCCTGAACTTCCTGATGTGCTATCCATTTTGTACGATTTGGGCCTTTCTATTGCTGAGTACCCAACTATACTGAAAAAGGCAGAGGACATAGTCAAAGAACTTCAAGTCATTAAGAAGCAACAGGCATTGGTGGAGGAAAGGACCCGTGGTCAGGCAAATTCTAGACTTTGGTTTAGAATGAGGACTGGACGCATAACAGCATCAAGATTTAAGAATGCCTGTCATACTGACCCTTCGTGCCCATCACATTCCTTGATTATGGGCATATGTCACCCAGAAATGGCACGGTTCAACACAGAGGCCACCAAGTGGGGCTGCCAGCATGAACAAGTAGCCAAGGAAGCATATGCAAGTTATCAAAAAGGGAAACACAAGAATTTCAACATGTCAGATTCAGGTCTCTTCATAAGCACAGACCATCCATATCTTGGAGCATCACCAGATGGGTTAGTGAGCTGTGAATGCTGTGGAGCTGGTGGATGTGAAATTAAGGTATTGATTTGTCTTATGGTGAAGTTTTCATTTGTCTGTGATATGTTGCTGCCTATGACATGAACACTGTCACAGTGTTATTTAATGTGGTGTAAATATATAATAGTGTTATTTATCATGCAACAAATTGAAGCCAGGTCATCTCATGTTTGCAAATTGCTTGTTTTATGGACCTTTTTAACGATAAGTTTCTCCCCCAATTACCCAGCAGAAACATTCCTTGAATTCTTTTAAATTAGAAATTAAGAGGctgtattttgctttttgtagtGTCCATTTTGTCATAAGGATGATGACATCTCCATGTCTGCCCAGGACAAGAATTTCTGTTTGGAGGTGACAGCAATGGGAGCACTTCAACTCAAGCGAAGTCACCAATATTATTACCAGGTACTAtgggcaaaaaaaattaattacagtGTTCTTCAGAGGACATTTAGATTCACTTTAGTGGTAAATTGTACCTCTATAATTATTAGAACCCTTTCAGGAGCAGTTTTCAAAGTATTCCAAGTGACAAAATCCTTGGCCAGCATTTGTGTCTCAATTATTTGGAACCCCAATTTTTACACTACAAGACAATCTGTGAGAGCCATTGAGATGTACAAATAACAATAGTGATGCTAATCTGTAAACAGTCTTAAACTTTGAATTCTTCTTTAATTGTTTCAACAGGTCCAGTTGCAGCTGATGTGCACATACCTGAAATacattgattttgttgtttggacCGAAAAGGGTCTGTTTATTGAAAGAATTTTTCCAGACAAAATGTTTTGGGAACATACGGTTCCCAAAGCAAAAGAATTTTTTGTGCGAGGAATTTTACCCGAGCTTATTGGCAAATGGTATTCGCGACCAGTGACATCTGCAAAAGATGTATCAGCTACAGTGAAAGGGGGGGATAGTAAAGAATTTTGTTACTGTAAGGGAGGGGAACATGGGCAAATGGTTGGGTGTGACGATGAAGAATGCATCTATCAGTGGTTTCACTTGGAATGTTTGAAATTAAAAGCATTTCCAAAATCAAAGACATGGTACTGCCCAGATTGCCAAAAGCGACGAAGGGGCAAGTCTATGCGAACACAACGAAGTGAGTAGACTTCCACAACATGGATGGATAAGTCAAGAATACTGTATTTAAGTCacaattaatttttcatttcttgaacTGATAAACATTATCATTTAACTCATACATTTTGTATGATTGCTTTCAAACACAGCTTGTTTATAAATTGTGGTGATGAAACACTATCATGCAAACtagttaatattattgtaaataaatcTGTTTTAAAAGGAAGGGCTTATATTAAACTGTTTAATCAAATGGAACTACCGAGTCACACATATTAACTAGGGCACAGCAGCTTGTTACAATCTTATCTAGTGTGGTTGCATCCCCATTTCGTACAGTGACAAAATCAATTGGCTGAGTAGCACTCAGAATACTATATTTCTTACGAATATTTCCAATAACCCTCTCTACATGAATGCGAACATTTGCTATCCTACGGGTTTGCTCCACCTCAATACCACTAAGTTGCTTTTTCCCTTTTGTGAATGCAGGGATCTTTATTGTTGAACAAAATAATCCCACTGATTCTTGGATATCAAACCCCCTGTCAGCAAGAATGACATCCCCTGGGGTAAGGTGATCTAGAAGTCCACTGTTTTCTGTAAGGTGCTTGTCACTAACCCTCCCACCCCATCCTTCTGAAATGAAACTGACAGTACCCTGGGGGGTAATACCTATAAGATACTTTACAGTATTATGGTGTTTATACGATGAAAATGTTTGGGCCCTTGCAAGAGGATTAAGAGGGCGGTCCAGGAAAATTTCAAAGCAGTCAATTATAACAACACAGTTTGGACAGTGCTTACGGAAGTCCATTGGAAGGGTTTTACGAAGGACATCCCTGTCAGGCCAGATGATTAAAGGCTTAAGCCTATGGTAAAGTGCATCCACAACATGTAGAAATGTGCGAGAGACAGTGGCCTCACTAATCCCCCCAAACCTGTACCCCAAGTCCCTCCCTGACAAATTTAATCTCATGCGAATTAACCCAAGCAAAATTTTTTGGAAGGGACTTAAAATGCCTCTTGATGATTTCAGTTCTGGACTAGAATTCTTtagaaaatcaaacaaacataACAAAAGTGACCATTTTGGTAGCCCAGTATAAAAAAGAACCTTCTCATTGTCTCCTTTGAATGAGTCTTCATTGAGGGAGctcattttcaatttttctttgagtGAAGTATTTTCCTTCTCTAAGCCTGTTATATAATCGCCAGTAATATCCGTCTGACAGTCTTTCACTGTGGAGTCTTCAATAAGGGAcgcatcttcatcttcatcttcaatCTCATCTGATGGTTGGTGACAGGACAGGTCTAGCAGAGCACTGGCACACTCACTCCTCCTTCGCTTTTCACTCCTTCCCTGTGTTCTTTCATATCGTTCATGGCTCGTTACTGAGACGCCACGGAAATCATAACCAAGATTCTGATTCGGTGCCCAATCCGGGTTGTTCCTATCATAAATCGCCGATGGTTTTCCTGAAAATGAGATCAAGAAACTACTATGAGGACATGAAGTCAACTTAACCCTCTTTAGTATGCATAAAACCGACGTATGTGTATGTAGTGTCGAACCCAGTGGGAAGAAGGTTCAAAATCACCAAAAGCGATAATTATGCCTTTTGGACTGTGGTAGACAGTGTTTATACAAACCTGATATAAAGTGGTCGCCGCAAACTCTGTGAAATTCGCTAGGGTCTTTCCCAAGATCTTCCCTTCGGATCCTCGAGAGCCACGTTGCTCGACGTTCGATGCTTAAAGCTTGCTTCTCAGCGTTCGATCTAGTGACAATTGCAGGTATGCGAAAATAGCCTTTGTCCCTTTCTCTGTTAGAACGGTTTGAACAACCAAATACGGCACAAAAGTTCACCATAACGCGAAAAGATCAACGGTAAATTCACTCAAGCTTCACACAAGTGTTGTAATTTCCCTTGGTTTGCTTGTCCTCCAGTTCACGAGATCACGTGACATGACGTCATATCTGAAATGGGTCTATAACGATACATGGAAATGTGAACTATATCGCTGACGTCACTCGAGTGCTGACATAAACAAACCAGACCGCCCCCTTTTTGTTCGCTTATAAAACCTATACAAAGACTTGAAGGAAGTAACTAATGCTGAGGGTTTTTTAATTGCTAGTCTGGTAATCAACGCACTATTGTGTGATGTTAAGTCACTCGTGATAAAAGGAACTACGAAAACATCTGTTTACCAACTCTCTTCCCAGTCTTTTGAAATGTTCACTTACACCTTTTGAAAAATGGAAGCTCGTTATGCTCCGTTTGGCGCGATTTAAATATTGACGTTAGTGAGTCTGCTGGAATAATAGAATCTAAAAATACTAtctttttctcatgaaaatgTGCCAGCTGCCAGAACAAAAGACTGAAAAGAGTCCTTTGTTTGTGGTTAACCTATGATTCACGGATATATTTCAAAGCAAGCATCAATAGTGACATCAACACTATTTATTGTAAATCTGAGAAGCGcatttgtgttttttgtttatgataatacaatacaatgcaatacaaaactttatttatcaCGGAATCCAAATTCACAACATTCGTATGGCAAGGCAATTGTAGCAACATTCAATAAATGgatatttcaattcaaagagTCTATTTTTGGTTGAAATTCCGattttgcattcaacactttAATTTCGTTCAACGCGATTTACTTTCGTTCAACGATTTATTGCACAGCGGTTGACCACTATTGCCTAGTCCCTCTTGATCTCGTGAGGTCACGGGAGGCTGGAACACAGTTTGTTagtatttattcatttatttatttctttctttatttattaagtATGAATACTTACATGGTGGAATCAACAATAGGACATAGGTCCCCTACGAGGTTAACCACCAGCCCCAGGCAAGATTCCTCTCTCAGAGGTGATTACGTTTTCTGGTGTCACAGCTACGCTGATCTCATCTTTCCTTTTGTCCCAAGAAAGTCCAAGGTGGCTGCCGTCTCTTCCACCCGGTTGTCTGAGTTGCAGCTTGGCAAACGATTCTTCGTCTTCCACTTTGGTCCCGTTCTCTTCTAATTCAGCTGCATTGAAATGCCACTTACGGAGTGTGAACTTCGCATCTTCGAACACCTCGATTGCCCCCTGTTTCAGCTGCTCAGTCTCTTTCACCGTTGGTTTTCCACTGATGAGATCATCCACATAGAGACTCCTGCGCAGTTCAGCGACTAGCTCTGGCCCTCGCGGTTCCCAGGATTCGAGGTGACTCTcgatcacccccccccccccccccagcaggAAGGGCGACGGCACTAGACCGAACAACACTCGCGTGAATCTTAGAGTTTCTACTTCCGAGTGTTCATTTGCTTTCCAGTGAAACTGAAGCGCGTCTCTTTCTTGTTTCTTGATGCGAACCTGGAGGAAGGCTTGCTTCAGGTCCCCAGCGATGAGCACTGGGTGAAAGCACATGCGCACCAACACATTCCACAGACGCTTCTGAAGAGGCGGTCCGGGGTATAAACAGTCATTCAGACTGGGTACTTGTGGTTTGGACCGAGCTGATGCGTCATAACTACACGTAACTTCGTTGATTTGGCTCCTATTCGCACGACAGGCTGTGAGGAATGTAAAACTCCTTCTCCTGTGGAGATTCATTCGCTTCTTCTACTATCCCCTCCGATTTCTGTTGCTCAATGATTTGCCCGTACTCTTTGGTCAGGCCCATGCGCTGTAGCCTACTGCGGAGGTTGACGAGCCTTCGTAAACTTCCTGCTTTGTTATTTGGGAGAGCTGGATGGTTACCCTTCCACAGCAGAGACGTTTCGTACCATCCTTCCGGATCCCGTGTAAGCTGCTCTCGAAATTCAGCGTAGACCACTTGCTCCGGATGTTC
This window harbors:
- the LOC138038554 gene encoding neuroligin-4, X-linked-like → MSESQLEKFLFLAFLPLACSVTVSTKYGDIEGFKASYPNVSGPFKDVSKFLGVPFAAPPTGELRFKAPQPLPAWKPNVREAKKHGNVCMQAKLFDYAMRMFAPNFSYSEDCLYLDVYSPNVSSSLPVMVYIHGGAYQSGSAVTSQSDILALQGVVVVIIQYRLGPFGFLTTGDSAAPGNFGMLDQVEALKWVKENIVNFGGNPNKVTIFGESAGGTSVALHLLSPLSKDLFQQAIAESGVDLSPFATQPSSFGLRFTKELSDKLSCPSSNHNVMVDCIRGKTATEVQNAAALIPQTFTREINFAPVVDSNFLHDTPTNLRQQGKFTKVPLMICFTSHEGSYFLATLVNNSFHLMQSVSNGVSPALLKSFLTSFADSESNRKGTAHLLGNALEFMYTPWPDNNDKFALRSQLVDMIGDYLFFAPSHEVADIHSQFAPVYMYEFAHQAKFSLSRTEPWMGVPHAENVPFDFGMPLLPMFSSRYSEADRNVSLLIMAIHVNFARSGDPTLGNIPWERYNSSHRAYLKVDPNPKMAESFNPRRMAFWNDYYPKLTQVRIESDKEVISGASRGVTIGTFLLIVVINFTSAIVLM
- the LOC138038547 gene encoding uncharacterized protein, whose translation is MAARGTIKRGFLPGYFEGLQLKESRQRYLEKLKDVNGEDPYEVPRNEWTDDVDSWPNVTYIHVGMYLLFSKSPYTEDQLMNYKSLDCYQNFANGWVREVFVKKFGENRLLIAKVNHSQRMSEKPLTPWVVCEKSGKVLSAHCDCMAGLGESCSHVASLLWAIEAGCKRRDSLTVTEKKAYWVLPSAVKSVPYSRVKDIQFSKTPSNATSVIKESSVAAPSQTELNEFFISINKCSSKPAILSLIPDYADSYVPKSLCPELPDVLSILYDLGLSIAEYPTILKKAEDIVKELQVIKKQQALVEERTRGQANSRLWFRMRTGRITASRFKNACHTDPSCPSHSLIMGICHPEMARFNTEATKWGCQHEQVAKEAYASYQKGKHKNFNMSDSGLFISTDHPYLGASPDGLVSCECCGAGGCEIKCPFCHKDDDISMSAQDKNFCLEVTAMGALQLKRSHQYYYQVQLQLMCTYLKYIDFVVWTEKGLFIERIFPDKMFWEHTVPKAKEFFVRGILPELIGKWYSRPVTSAKDVSATVKGGDSKEFCYCKGGEHGQMVGCDDEECIYQWFHLECLKLKAFPKSKTWYCPDCQKRRRGKSMRTQRSE
- the LOC138038562 gene encoding uncharacterized protein, coding for MVNFCAVFGCSNRSNRERDKGYFRIPAIVTRSNAEKQALSIERRATWLSRIRREDLGKDPSEFHRVCGDHFISGKPSAIYDRNNPDWAPNQNLGYDFRGVSVTSHERYERTQGRSEKRRRSECASALLDLSCHQPSDEIEDEDEDASLIEDSTVKDCQTDITGDYITGLEKENTSLKEKLKMSSLNEDSFKGDNEKVLFYTGLPKWSLLLCLFDFLKNSSPELKSSRGILSPFQKILLGLIRMRLNLSGRDLGYRFGGISEATVSRTFLHVVDALYHRLKPLIIWPDRDVLRKTLPMDFRKHCPNCVVIIDCFEIFLDRPLNPLARAQTFSSYKHHNTVKYLIGITPQGTVSFISEGWGGRVSDKHLTENSGLLDHLTPGDVILADRGFDIQESVGLFCSTIKIPAFTKGKKQLSGIEVEQTRRIANVRIHVERVIGNIRKKYSILSATQPIDFVTVRNGDATTLDKIVTSCCALVNMCDSVVPFD